Proteins co-encoded in one Juglans regia cultivar Chandler chromosome 16, Walnut 2.0, whole genome shotgun sequence genomic window:
- the LOC108998124 gene encoding uncharacterized protein LOC108998124 — translation MHPNSLIQQAKVFIEELSQLQHVTKTPSPDLGRSSQWEAPSRGQLKLNWDAALDKNNCKVGVGAIIRDREGTVKATMRMKHDLYPDPLLVEAYALLQASIFCKSLGWKELILERDSLQGVNYLKTGEANDSYVGTMIRDTKSILNSFTSWTVRHILRAGNVVAHALSRDALSIRDSIWYVGTIPTCIQTLF, via the coding sequence ATGCATCCTAACTCCCTCATTCAACAAGCCAAGGTATTCATTGAGGAGTTGAGTCAACTTCAACATGTTACCAAGACTCCATCACCTGATCTAGGGAGGTCATCTCAATGGGAAGCTCCTTCACGTGGCCAACTCAAGTTGAATTGGGATGCTGCCCTTGACAAAAACAACTGCAAGGTGGGTGTGGGAGCAATTATTCGAGATCGGGAAGGAACAGTTAAGGCCACGATGAGAATGAAGCATGATCTCTACCCTGACCCACTACTGGTAGAAGCCTATGCTCTCCTACAAGCATCCATTTTCTGCAAATCTCTAGGCTGGAAAGAACTCATCTTGGAAAGGGACTCTTTACAAGGTGTCAACTACCTCAAGACTGGTGAAGCCAATGATTCTTATGTGGGCACCATGATTAGGGACACTAAGTctattttgaactcttttacATCTTGGACCGTGAGGCATATTCTTAGAGCTGGTAATGTTGTAGCTCATGCCTTAAGTCGTGATGCACTTAGTATTAGAGATAGTATCTGGTATGTTGGTACTATCCCAACTTGTATCCAAACACTATTTTAA